In Cupriavidus basilensis, one genomic interval encodes:
- a CDS encoding SLC13 family permease: MSDLQIYIVLGVFGAVILVIALNLMDMAVAALIGVCVLIALGILNEQDLLSATRTSGGPISLLFGGMVVARILSTTGLFDRLGDVYLSATGGSGKRFLLLLIAMVAPLCAFLPNATTVILIAPIIIRVAMALEVDFVGPMVLTAIVSNSAGLLTLVGDPATFLVGSAIGMTFGEYLRRVSLGGVIALLVIVPLLPLLMPDLWRMRRALPQRRPHKRLERPVYAGLSLAVLLTMVALFIFGEHLPTRLVPPMVALIASALALLVGYEARFEPTDDVLRDVDWKTLLFLGCIFCLVQAVTKTGLLQVMALKLYALFGTQLTLVALVMIAVIGLLSSLLANVPVAAASILMIKGYLVAAEVVPDAALGALFTQWPAATIPVFVGMMFGATLGGNATLIGASANIVSAGICARHGKPVTFATFMRFGLPVTVAQLTASAIYVIVLSRWMR, translated from the coding sequence ATGAGTGATCTGCAGATCTATATCGTCCTTGGCGTCTTCGGGGCCGTGATCCTGGTCATCGCCTTGAACCTGATGGACATGGCGGTGGCAGCCCTGATCGGCGTGTGCGTGCTGATCGCGCTGGGGATCCTCAACGAACAGGATCTGCTGAGCGCCACCCGCACCTCCGGCGGCCCCATCAGCTTGCTGTTTGGTGGCATGGTGGTGGCGCGCATCCTGTCCACCACGGGCCTGTTCGACCGCCTCGGCGACGTGTACCTGAGCGCCACGGGTGGCAGCGGCAAGCGTTTCCTGTTGTTGCTGATCGCCATGGTTGCGCCCTTGTGTGCCTTCTTGCCGAACGCGACCACGGTGATCCTGATCGCCCCCATCATCATCCGTGTGGCCATGGCCCTGGAGGTGGACTTTGTCGGGCCGATGGTGCTGACCGCCATCGTGAGCAATTCCGCCGGCCTGCTCACGCTGGTCGGCGACCCGGCGACCTTCCTCGTCGGCAGCGCGATCGGCATGACATTCGGCGAGTACCTGCGCCGCGTCAGCCTGGGCGGCGTGATCGCCCTGCTCGTCATCGTTCCGCTGTTGCCGCTGCTGATGCCGGACCTGTGGCGGATGCGGCGTGCCTTGCCGCAGCGCCGGCCACACAAACGGCTCGAGCGCCCCGTCTATGCGGGGCTCTCGCTCGCCGTCCTGCTGACGATGGTGGCGCTGTTCATTTTCGGCGAGCACCTGCCCACCCGGCTGGTGCCGCCCATGGTCGCGCTGATCGCCAGCGCCCTGGCGCTGCTGGTCGGGTACGAAGCCCGCTTCGAGCCAACCGACGACGTGCTGCGGGACGTCGACTGGAAGACGCTGTTGTTCCTGGGGTGCATCTTCTGCCTCGTGCAGGCGGTGACCAAGACCGGGCTGCTGCAGGTCATGGCGCTGAAGCTGTACGCGTTGTTCGGCACCCAGCTGACGCTCGTTGCCCTGGTGATGATTGCCGTCATCGGCCTGCTCTCCAGCCTGCTGGCTAACGTCCCGGTGGCGGCCGCGTCGATCCTGATGATCAAGGGCTACCTGGTGGCGGCGGAGGTCGTGCCCGATGCCGCGCTTGGCGCGCTGTTCACCCAGTGGCCCGCAGCCACGATACCGGTGTTCGTCGGCATGATGTTCGGCGCAACGCTCGGTGGCAACGCCACCCTCATCGGCGCATCAGCCAACATCGTGTCCGCCGGCATCTGCGCGCGCCACGGCAAGCCCGTTACGTTCGCCACGTTCATGCGCTTTGGACTGCCGGTCACCGTGGCCCAGCTCACCGCGTCGGCGATCTATGTCATCGTGCTTTCGCGTTGGATGCGCTGA
- a CDS encoding amino acid ABC transporter substrate-binding protein: MIHLRHIVRRIVKRLWLGTLPLLAAAGLPAHAADGDTLAQARSRGTLRCGVSEGIAGFSAKDAAGRWSGLDVDFCRAVAAAALGRADKVTFVALKASARFPALRTGVVDLISRNTTWTLARESTLGVQFAGILFYDGQAFMVPQRGAPKSIAALDRATVCVEKGTSSEEHLAAYFAAKRLSMSPLAVDSATEVADAFFAGRCLAYTADASHLAAVRLRGREGSQAYVILPERISKEPLGPVVRNDDQQWLTLVRWVLFSLIAAEENGITQSNVRERMRDPLPGAALEPGDDASKALGVDPGWAVRAVQSVGNYGEMFERNLGAQSPLKLERGLNRPWTQGGLMYAPPMR; encoded by the coding sequence ATGATCCACCTTCGGCATATCGTCCGGCGCATCGTCAAACGACTGTGGCTGGGAACGTTGCCGTTGCTCGCCGCCGCCGGCTTGCCGGCCCATGCCGCGGATGGCGATACGCTGGCGCAGGCCAGGTCGCGCGGCACGCTGCGCTGCGGTGTCAGCGAGGGCATTGCGGGGTTTTCGGCGAAGGACGCGGCGGGCCGCTGGTCTGGCCTTGACGTCGATTTCTGTCGCGCCGTGGCGGCGGCGGCGCTGGGCAGGGCTGACAAGGTCACCTTCGTCGCGCTGAAGGCTTCAGCCAGGTTTCCGGCCCTGCGCACCGGCGTGGTGGACCTGATCAGCCGCAACACCACGTGGACCCTCGCGCGTGAGAGCACGCTGGGCGTGCAGTTTGCCGGCATCCTCTTTTATGATGGCCAGGCCTTCATGGTGCCGCAGCGAGGCGCGCCGAAGTCGATTGCCGCGCTTGACCGCGCCACCGTCTGCGTCGAGAAAGGGACATCGAGCGAAGAACATCTGGCCGCCTATTTCGCGGCGAAGCGGTTGAGCATGAGCCCGCTCGCCGTGGACTCCGCAACCGAAGTGGCCGACGCCTTCTTTGCGGGCCGCTGCCTCGCCTACACCGCGGATGCCTCGCATCTCGCAGCCGTGCGCCTGCGGGGCCGGGAGGGATCGCAAGCCTACGTCATCCTGCCGGAGCGGATCTCCAAGGAGCCGCTCGGACCGGTCGTGCGCAACGACGACCAGCAGTGGCTGACACTGGTCCGCTGGGTACTTTTCTCGCTCATTGCCGCCGAAGAGAACGGGATCACGCAATCCAACGTGCGCGAGCGCATGCGCGATCCGTTGCCTGGCGCCGCCCTCGAGCCCGGCGACGACGCCAGCAAGGCGCTTGGCGTAGACCCGGGCTGGGCCGTGCGCGCGGTGCAAAGCGTGGGCAACTACGGCGAGATGTTCGAGCGCAATCTTGGCGCGCAAAGCCCGCTCAAGCTGGAGCGCGGCCTCAACCGGCCGTGGACGCAGGGCGGACTGATGTACGCGCCGCCCATGCGGTAG